From the genome of Ananas comosus cultivar F153 linkage group 16, ASM154086v1, whole genome shotgun sequence, one region includes:
- the LOC109722045 gene encoding myb-related protein 305 isoform X1 has product MNTSIHNSVGAQNLCLELTKTYDEGEYALTSLYFLYKTHYKPLILLPHPPLSLSLSLSLSLSLSLSLSMGEEGNNMEKRINSSEETEVRKGPWTVEEDLILANYIANHGEGVWNNLARSAGLNRTGKSCRLRWLNYLRPDVRRGNITQEEEQLIIELHSRWGNRWSKIARQLPGRTDNEIKNYWRTRIQKKVKQGEPLDYQNVALTDETSTSSHTNSFDDHNNNNLSYAEQSMTDQTPDALAPQFSAESTGAFWAVEDFWPIQSFNGD; this is encoded by the exons ATGAATACGTCCATTCATAATTCGGTAGGAGCTCAAAACCTTTGTTTGGAGTTAACTAAAACATATGATGAAGGGGAATATGCACTAAcctctctttattttctctatAAGACCCACTACAAGCCTCTCATACTTCTCCCccacccacctctctctctctctctctctctctctctctctctctctctctctctctctctctccatgggGGAGGAAGGCAACAACATGGAGAAGAGGATTAATAGTAGCGAAGAGACCGAGGTTCGGAAGGGCCCATGGACCGTGGAGGAGGACCTCATCCTCGCCAACTACATCGCGAACCACGGCGAAGGCGTTTGGAACAATCTCGCTCGATCCGCAG GTTTGAACCGCACGGGGAAGAGCTGCCGCCTGCGATGGCTCAACTATCTGCGCCCCGACGTGCGGCGCGGGAACATCACGCAGGAGGAGGAGCAGCTGATCATAGAACTTCACTCGAGATGGGGTAATAG GTGGTCGAAAATTGCGAGGCAGCTGCCTGGAAGGACTGATAACGAAATAAAGAACTACTGGAGGACAAGAATACAAAAGAAGGTTAAGCAAGGCGAACCCTTGGACTACCAGAATGTCGCTCTTACCGACGAAACGAGCACCAGCAGCCACACGAATAGCTTCGACGATCACAATAACAATAATTTGAGTTACGCGGAGCAAAGTATGACTGATCAAACTCCTGATGCTCTCGCGCCGCAGTTTTCTGCCGAATCAACTGGAGCTTTCTGGGCCGTCGAGGACTTTTGGCCGATCCAGTCATTCAACGGGGACTAG
- the LOC109722045 gene encoding myb-related protein 305 isoform X2 produces MTMVSSTSPYAFLAPSGEGLNRTGKSCRLRWLNYLRPDVRRGNITQEEEQLIIELHSRWGNRWSKIARQLPGRTDNEIKNYWRTRIQKKVKQGEPLDYQNVALTDETSTSSHTNSFDDHNNNNLSYAEQSMTDQTPDALAPQFSAESTGAFWAVEDFWPIQSFNGD; encoded by the exons ATGACTATGGTTTCATCTACATCTCCTTATGCTTTCTTGGCTCCTTCTGGTGAAGGTTTGAACCGCACGGGGAAGAGCTGCCGCCTGCGATGGCTCAACTATCTGCGCCCCGACGTGCGGCGCGGGAACATCACGCAGGAGGAGGAGCAGCTGATCATAGAACTTCACTCGAGATGGGGTAATAG GTGGTCGAAAATTGCGAGGCAGCTGCCTGGAAGGACTGATAACGAAATAAAGAACTACTGGAGGACAAGAATACAAAAGAAGGTTAAGCAAGGCGAACCCTTGGACTACCAGAATGTCGCTCTTACCGACGAAACGAGCACCAGCAGCCACACGAATAGCTTCGACGATCACAATAACAATAATTTGAGTTACGCGGAGCAAAGTATGACTGATCAAACTCCTGATGCTCTCGCGCCGCAGTTTTCTGCCGAATCAACTGGAGCTTTCTGGGCCGTCGAGGACTTTTGGCCGATCCAGTCATTCAACGGGGACTAG